NNNNNNNNNNNNNNNNNNNNNNNNNNNNNNNNNNNNNNNNNNNNNNNNNNNNNNNNNNNNNNNNNNNNNNNNNNNNNNNTGCtaggacactcttgtaaaagagatttttaatctcaaggagttttttatcctggttaaataaaggtttgaatgaatgaaaaaaaaatagatagatagctaaaatatttttgaaatggctgctagcttagctacaagttagcatcaaacacaacaaaggctgtcagttgaatggggttttgagctaacgttagcaaccaaacagtcataaatagctaaaatatttttgaaatgactgctagcttagctacaagttagcatcaaacacaacaaaggctgtcagtggaaTGCCGatttaagctaacattagcaaccaAACAGTCATAGATAGATGAGACATGTTTGAAAtaattcccatcttctgttattgtttgtaatgagaagtttattatttcatggatttcacaaatttcagtttgACAGGTTATGCCATAATttaccgtttaaatctgagctgACTTACATCTGTACTCGACCAGAGccgtgttgttgttttgttttttgttttttcaattctAATTTTATTGAAGAACATGGACATACAGTAGAAAAGAACCTCTTCTGTACATCTTAAAAGTCTATGTTCTAAACGAGCCAGGGGGttactaaagaaaaaagaaaaaacaaaataatccaaacacgtcatacaaatattttgtgaagCTTGCAGAGGTCATGTGATCTAacagctgttttgtttgtacAGGTAGAAAAATGGAAGCAATGTATTGTTTAATATTAGCAGCCAGCTCAAAAAAGCTTGActtctttttcaaaaactttgatttatgtaattaaaatttggttaaaataataattagatttATCGTGTAATACTCAGAATAAAGCTTTCTAACTCAATCAGAGCCGGTGTGACTCAACTTTCATTGGGTATGGCGTCTTATGTCGTAAAGCACCAGTTTACATCTGAGGATGCGTAAGGATTTATAATTATAAAGCCTGAGCCCatctcatcttgtttttttgtactgtattttatgttcttgatgtttatattttaatccaCTCttctaatttttatttatttgtatatacttttatatttttatgtccattcttttttttctatctcaCGCTATTGTGTATTCACTGCATAGAAaggaagttttatttttattttttttattttttttaaatattatttaaattccTCTGATGCCAAACTGTTCAATGAATGTTTAAtaaatttgttaaatttaaagatgataattaaaaaaaaactcaaatctgcactcgcctcacattgggcagaGACATCAGCAACCAATGGGAACGTAGACGTCCTTCGAAACATACGATGTAAACTttcgttcctaccaaaacattaatttctgaggacaagctcatatAATCCTTACGGTGCTCTAACTGCGGGCTCAGTACATAAAATGTGCTGTGGTGAGTACATAATAACGGGAGAATTGTCCAGCAGAGATTTGTGTCCATTCAAACTAACAAAACAACCTATTagacatgttttagttttatataTTCACttatactttgttttaaaaactcaAATCTACCATCTAATCAATATTATGGTtaatataaaagcagaaaacatGTTTGGAGAAATATACAACGGCAACATTTTATCTTATGTGCAAAGTTTAGTCCTTCTTGACAATAATAAAGGCGCAATAAAAGATCCATAGTTCTtgctaattattatttatttagaataagACCTCACGTCATGTGAGTAAAGAAGAGGAGAGCAAGAAAGGCTGAAAGACAGATGTAGATGGTGAGACACTTGTTAGCCATCAGTAAAAGGACACTGCGTCTCCATGGTCATGTGTTTGGCTATGTTCTCCAGCACTTTAGTTGCTGACTCCTTTCCTTTTAAAACAGATTCAGCCATTGTGCCTTtctgtgaaaaaagaaagagatgcaAGTTACAGTGGAAAACAAGGGGCAGaagtacaccccccccccacgttAAACTCCCATAGAGGTAGGcacagttttattattaaaggcccaaatgcttgtgtagcctTATGTGCACACGTATGTAATGAAATCATTGCTCTATAGTGCTACTAGtggtacaaaataaaaataaaaatccacagGTTACCTTAGAGCaatggttcccaaactttttcagctcaagacccaaaagagaaatttggtgtctccccgggacccaaatttacggAGCAAAACCATGACTGTCTGTTTGAAGAtttcaaccagctgatctagtctaggttcggtttttgaaagtgccattctcaggtcattctgaggtcatgctgaggtcattctgaggtcatgctgagatcattctgaggtcattctgaggtcattctgaggtcatgctgaggtcattctgagcatttagtctgttctctgccaattggcgacccaataaaacgggtctgcgacccattttggatCGGGAAACATTGCCTTAATGCAAGGGATgagaatataaaacataaacacacttggAAGTCCGATCTGTGACTTACCTGCTGAAGACTGGGCACCCCGTAGCGGATCTGGGTAGCAAATTGTTCACAGTTGTTGTTGAAGAGTCTATAGAAGCTCCATTGTCCACGTGTGTCCCCAATTCGCTTCTTCACCTGATCCTCGAAGCCTTTgtcatatttcattttgtagCCATGATCATCGAGGTAATTGTCCTTTAAgacttttgacgttttcttcACGTCGTTAAGTTTACCAAACTTAGCCTCAGAAACCATGCATCCTTTACCTGTTTGTGAGAATAAACATTTACACGTGTTAAATATAACATGACGAAAATgcttttttctctgctttttaatTGGCTCTTTTCATTTGCATCAGGAATGGTTATTGACCTGCCTTCAAAGAAAGGAGGAGTTTGTAGGGTCATCAGTGCCTTACTTTATGTTGTACTTCCAGTCTCTAACTTTTCGTTGTGTAACACAATGGTTTAGTGATAATACTTCGactcatgaaaagaaaacactccaaccctggaaatccagaatttgctcagcaagttactttggcatcgagtaatgcttcTCATTATCTATGCTCTTGtagctgagctgcaccaatcacatcggtgtatctgatgtaggcggggccagaggtgagctgaacagatgacgacagtctaatctaccagttagctcggctggtagctaagcgtatggggctctggctACGTCACCCCATgagttgttgtgattggtcgcagtcttatccaattgcgtgcggtgagattttcaaatgcacgcttagTGCCGCCCttcgagatgggcgactttcatcactcaatgccagaccctcagtctttcggatttgggtctggatttccaggctaccaACTCATGGCTTATAACTGAAAGGAGCCATTACATCATGtcattttacatgtgttgcatatgtgtacatgcatgtgtgcatgttccCAAATTCATGGcaatatatgtgtatgtgcataatTGTATCTGCACGTAGTGTTACTACACATACCTGTGAGGTGATATATGTCGTTATCTCCTTGGCCGACGTCTATTCCTGTACTTGGGCCCACATAAATAGCATAGTGCTTGTAGACTGTTTTATCTCCTACACACGTTCTCTCAAATGCAATGATGTCTCCGAATTGGTACTGCTAACAGAAGAAACCAGACATGTgagaaaaacatcagaaatgtagattaaaatcaacaaagatgcagaaaaagctaaaaaaaaaaaggacaaatgtaaaaaaacgcatcaaaaatcaataaaaggaccaaagatattaaataaaagcgctgaaaaaagggtcaaaaacgCAGGAAAAAACTCCTGCTAAAAAATGCGccaaaaatactgaaaaaaaaacaactaaatcacATCAAAGAAAAACTAAGGAATACAAATttatatatacaataaatacattaatggCAATGGAAGAATAACGATGTGATAGCAACTTACCTGCCCAGTACTCGTTGTTAGTGTGATCCCCAGCAGAAGGATCAAAGGAACCAAGATTggggttttcattttttcaacagtGGAGAACTGGCACGGTGAAAAGAGAACATGTAACAATTAATCAGGAtggacatgacacacacacacacacacacacacacacacacacacacacaaacatacacacacacacgcagaggaCTTACCACTAATGTGTTTATATGGTCTGATGATTGGAGAAATGCTCGCTTAGCACCCTGGaagtacacacataaatattacattacatttagctgacgcttgcATCCATAGCAACATGCATGGTGAAAAGAGGAGAACATGTAACAGTTACTGTAATTATGCTGGGCgtgattcacacacacacggtcagtTGGACAGTGGATTTACTGCTGATGTGTTAAGATGATAGTACTTGTAGTAGAAATGAGACACACattacttttcattttgcagacaattttatccaaagtgacttccaaTGACGgtaacattcacacacatttgtggAACAGGAGGAATTCAGGGTTCAGTATCTCACCCAAGGTGTGAATACAATTATACGTAATGTACACCAAATGAACCATTCTCTCTCATATTCACAGTCACCAACTAACTAAGCCTGGATTTCTTTGGACTGTGGGCGCCCCTGAAAAAACCACACTAACACAGGTagacatgcaaactccacacagagagAAGTCTTCTTGTTGAAAACTAACCACTGGGCAGCTGTGCAGCTGTGACAGTTTCACTTAAAAAGAAGCATTTGGTTGaatgaaatagttttttgtcaCATCTGCCTCAGTAGCCTTTGTTCTTTTAACTGTTCTGCCTCAGTGTCTGCATTTGGTTTCTGAACCCATTAATTAACACCCACTAATTATTATAGTCGCTCAGAGGTTGATTTGCTGTTTTCACCTGCAGCTCCATAGGTTCggccaatcacaaacacacacaagacagaagCAAcccaacacattttaaagcgatttttggtcaattttgatCAGCATCCTGAGGTTAGACTTCTTAGCAGGCAAATAACTTCCAGTCTCAGATCTAACATGTCATGAAATAGTATTCTGTAAGCGATATTCATTGGAGAATGAATAGCAGCAGAGGTCTTACCTTCTTCAGTGAGACGGTGAAAGCCTGTTGAAGCCGAGGAATTCATCTCCTTATATACACTAAGAACAACACACCAGATAAAATCACATCTTCATCCAGCCCATCGTGCATGACCCCTGTCATGGCTGTAATCTgatcaaaaaaacaacttgtcaCTCGCTTCAATGCTTCAACTTACAACAGGAACACATCTGATGTGGAAGTCATTTACGTGTGGTCGACTATCTCTACTTTTTCTGTCAAAGCAATGCCTTggctcacactcacacatttacatgctTGTATGTTAGGGTTTTGCTGAAGGGTAAAAACAGTTATAAAGGTCCATGACCGCCCCTGTGTGATGTGTGATCAGCTGAAATTTAACATAAATGATCCCAGCATTGATATAACTGTGTCTAAGCAGAAAGGCAGTGTCAGAATAAAGTGTATATACACTTATCCCATATTTACTCCTTCTTTCTATTTGTTTTATCGTTATTACAGTAGAAAAGATGAAGTCAAGCATGAGCGAATGAAATGTATGAAGTGTATGCTTGTTTGTTGCATAACAGGAAGACTGTTTCATGGTGTCTCAACAGCAGGACCTGGCTGACACCGGGACACAGGACCTTGTGGCCAAGCTGCACGGACAGATAAGAGAccaaaaaaaggagaaggacAAAGGACACTCTGCACCAAGCGAGAGGTGCGAACGAAAGAGGAAGTCCGCACCATCTCTGGGGTTCAGGGTGACTTGAAAATTCATCAGAAGACGGAGAAAAACATGATTGTCATGAACTAGCTGAAGAAACAGCAAAGAGCAGGGCAGATTTAAAAGATCAACCTTTAGAAAAAAGGGAAGTACTATTTGTAGATGGTTCCTCTAAAAAGAATGAGAAGGGGCCAACACTGAGAGGACATGCTGTGGTAACTACAACCAGTACTGAAAGCTGATCaattattttcaattaattaGTTGCACTCACAGAGGCATGCAGATTGATGAAGGATAAAGAAGCTACCACATACACAGCCGGTTAATATGCGTTGGCTGCCGTTCACGTTTTTGCGCGATATTGGAAAAATAGAGGAATGATAACATCTGCAGGAGAACCAGTAACACATGCTAAGCTCCTGGTTGAATTGCTGAAAGCAGTACAGTCACCAGAAACAGTAgccatgtgtaaatgtgcagCACACACCTTGGGAACAGACGAGGTGTCCTCAGGGAACGCATTCACGGAGAAAATAGCAAAAGCAGAAGCAGAAGGTCAGATTACTGTTTTCTCTATAACAAACCAAGGTTCTCTAGACCACTCCATGCTAAAggaaatgcaacaacaaagtcCCCAGACAGAAGAAGACGTCTGGCTGCAGAAGGGTGCACAACTAGTAAATGACATATACGAATGACCACTGAAAACACACCCATACTGCCTTAAAACCTGTATAAATGGGCTCCGATGTTGAGCCGTGGAGTTACTCATGTCTCAACTGGAGGCATGGTGGGCCAGGTACAGCAATAGTACACCACCTATGGTTTTAACTccttttcaacacatttgtaGGGCATGTTTTACATGCACCATACATGATCCACGAGGTAATCTGACACCAAAACCAGGTAAATTCCCAGAGCCACAACATCCGTTCCAAACAATTCATATGGACGTCATAGAACTAAACAAATGTAAAGGAAAAGGATACTGTCTGGTGATAATTGATGCATTTTTCAATGCAAGTGGAAAAGGACCATGTCAGGTATCGCTAACTACCCCAACAGCAGTTAAAATAGGAGAAAGATCTACTTAGATACACctaacacattgtaaaaaggtCATTTCTGTTGAAAGTAGCTCCAGTAAGGAATGCGAGCCAAAACCTGATAATAGGTGGATTCAGGCGTCCAGAGCTTGGGTAGACCCAAAAGtcagagacaaaaatgtcaagcCGTCAACCTTGGTAGGAgagtgaaaacaacaaaaatgactcCTAAATGGTGGAAAGGGTTAGCAATTTGCAATTTAATCCTAGTCTTCTTTGTGGTTCCCTTTCTGTCCATGTGGTATCTGTGGGAGCCCCCCAAGGTGCCCTCAGACGTACCAGAAAGTCTCAAGATaggaaaaataggaaaaaatgaCAGCCATAGAGAAACACAAAGTAATAAAGAGGTACCCCACTGTCAGGGAGATCACTTCTATCAGACAGGAATACAGGTGTGTGCACCAACTAAATCCAGTACGTAAACACTGTGGACATCTTCTTCAAGCCGGTGTCTCGTGGAGACATCTGGGGGTGGTGTGGAGATGACAGAATATTTGGTAAATTACCTAAAAATGTAACAGGAATGACAGAATCAATTAAGTCCATTACAACGTTCAGAGATTAGGTAATTGGACACAGAGCGGATTCCAGGCAGTGCATTAAACAGCTAGCAGCAACTTCTCTCATGTACTTCCAAAATAGGATAGCCCTAGATAGGCTGTTGGCCCAgaaaggaggtgtgtgtgttcaacGTTTGGAGAACAGCTCTGTAAACGGTAGTCTCACCAAGGCCGTTGAGGGTCTGAGAACCCTCACTGGGAAAATGAAAGAGCACTCTGGCGTTGACACCTCTGTGTGGGACTCTGGGATGGATGTCTCTGGTAAATACAAAGGCCTCGTGACCTCCGCCTTAATCTCAGTTGCAGTGTTTGCTGCAGTCCTAACCTTGTGTGGATGCCGTTGCATTCCTTGTCTACGTTCTCTGTTGAATCGAATCATCACCACAGCTACAGTATATCATCTGTAACTGTACCCACTCCTAGGAGATGGATTTCAATCTGATAACAGCTACGATGATGGTGAAGACGATTCAGATCTTAGACTCTATGTACCAGACCTGTTTCCTGACCCATCAGATCATGAATATGATACCACAGTCTGAGTAAAATGACGACTAGTGAAGCTGACACAACTCTAAGTTTGAATACGTTTGATCTCACTAATATAAACTTTCTAAATCGAAAGAAGTGACTGATTCAAAGGGATAGGAGAATCGGAGCAAATCTGTGATAAACAGGAGGGAAATGTCAGAATAAAGTGTATATACATTCATCCCATATTTACTCCTTCTT
The genomic region above belongs to Etheostoma cragini isolate CJK2018 chromosome 6, CSU_Ecrag_1.0, whole genome shotgun sequence and contains:
- the LOC117945941 gene encoding phospholipase A and acyltransferase 3-like, whose protein sequence is MKTPILVPLILLLGITLTTSTGQYQFGDIIAFERTCVGDKTVYKHYAIYVGPSTGIDVGQGDNDIYHLTGKGCMVSEAKFGKLNDVKKTSKVLKDNYLDDHGYKMKYDKGFEDQVKKRIGDTRGQWSFYRLFNNNCEQFATQIRYGVPSLQQKGTMAESVLKGKESATKVLENIAKHMTMETQCPFTDG